GAAAGGTCTTCCATGCCCATTTTCTCAGCTTTTCGCAGATTCTCTTGAAGCTCTTGGACTTTAAGTTCATGCGAAAGCTCATCTTTGACATTATTTGCCATCGCTTTCGCAGAGCTGATAAAACGAGAAACACTTCGGATAGCAGTCGGCAAGCGCTCTGGTCCCAGAACCACTAAACCAACCACAGAGATGAGTACCAGTTCCCAAAAACCGATATCAAACACGAATTATGCCTGCTCTTTATCTTTCTTTGTTTCAGTAGAAGCGTCTGTCTTTTGTTGCTCAATGTTCTTAGGTTCAAAATCTGCATCTTTTTTGTCAGATTTTGCCGTCGGCTCATCTTCGCTCATTGCTTTCTTAAAGCCCTTGACTGCCCCACCTAGGTCGCCGCCAATGCCACGCAGTTTTTTCGTTCCAAACAGCAGAATAACGATTACTGCAATGATAAGAAGTTGCCAAATACTAATACCGCCCATTCTTTCTACCTCGGGTCTTGATTAACAAATTTATGATTTAATGCGAGTTTATCGCTTAACGTCTGTAAGTACGCCAACTTAACAGCCAAAATGTGATACCACCAACGCCTGATGTAACAGACAACTGGTGATAAGGACTATCCAGCAGTATGGCGGAGCATACGATTAAAGTTGCGCCAACGCCAAACAAAAATTTACCTGTACCATGTTGCCGTTTTGTTTCACGGTATCCTTGATACAAACTATCCATGCGCTGATTCATAGCCTTACCTTGTTTGAGGCTATCGTACAGCAACTCTGGAAGCTCAGGCAATTTTTCTGCCCAAAACGGAGCGCGTTCTTTGATACCATTAATGACGGCTTGCGGTCCTACCTGATTCGCCATCCAGTTCTCGAGAAACGGTTTCGCTGTCTCCCATAAGTCTAGTTGCGGATAGAGCTGTCTGCCTAAACCCTCTACATACAGCAAAGTTTTCTGCAGCAGCACCAACTGAGGCTGCACTTCCATATTAAATCGACGTGCCGTATTGAACAGGTTCAATAACACATGACCAAAGGAAATTTCGCACAAAGGCTTAGCGAAGATCGGCTCACACACCATGCGAATGGCGAACTCAAACTCATCGACATTGGTATCCATTGGCACCCAACCCGAGTCAACGTGCAGCTCGGCGACTTTACGATAGTCTCGGTTGAAGAACGCCAAAAAGTTTTCTGCTAAATAGCGTTTATCTTCGCTGTTGAGCGTGCCGACGATGCCGCAATCAAGACCAATCCATAGCGGGTTTTCAGGATGCTCGTAGCTGACAAATACATTGCCGGGGTGCATATCCGCATGGAAGAAGCTATCGCGAAATACCTGGGTGAAGAAAACGCTCACACCACGCTCAGCTAACAGCTTCATGTTGGTGCCATTCGCTTCTAGGGTTGGAATATCCGATACCTGAATGCCATAGATGCGTTCCGACACCATTAGTGTCTCACTGCTAAAGTCAGGAAGCACTTCTGGAACGTACAGCTCTTCACTGCCTTCGAAGTTGCGGCGCAATTGAATCGCATTTGCCGCTTCGCGTCTCAGATCTAGCTCATCTAATAGCGTTTTTTCGTACTCACGCACCACTTCGACGGGTTTGAGTCGGCGCGCATCAGGTAAGGCTTTAGAGACAATGCGAGCCATGCGATACATCAGCTTCAGATCGGCATCAATAACAGGACGGATATCAGGGCGTATCACCTTGAGTACCACCTCCTGCCCTGTCTCTTTGAGCTTGGCAGTATGAACCTGCGCGATGGATGCCGATGCTAATGGCTCGATGTCAAAATCATCAAACCAGTTTTCAATTGGACCACCGAGCGCCTTCTCCATTTGCGTTTTAGCCAACTCACCGTCAAACGGTGACACTTGGTCTTGCAGCAGCGCTAGTTGGTCAGCGATATGGGGAGGAAACAGGTCGCGGCGCGTTGACATCATCTGACCAAACTTGATCCATACCGGACCAAGTTCTTGCAATGCTAGACGAAGTCGCTCACCAAGTGGTTTGTCTGGATGTTGATTCTTCATCCAAAACAGTGAGCGCCTTGCTAATAGTGGCGCTTTGGTCAACTGATGAGTTGGCATCAACTCATCTAGGCCATACTCAAGTTGAACCTTAACGATGTGATAGAGGCGCTTTATTTCACTCGGGGTCATACACGCTCCGAGTCTGGTTGGCCATCGACCGACGCCAGCAAAGCGTCCAAACGGGCATTCAGTCGCTCAGTTTGGCTGCGCACATCATCCACATCGTCACAAAACGCTGCGACGGCAAGCGGTGGCGGTGCAATTTTCCACTCTTCTGTCAGTACTTGACCAAAATGGTCTTGATGCTTGGCAGCTTGCGAAGCAAAAAAGCCGAACAGGTTTTTGGCACCTTGTACTGCCGTATGAGCGACAACATCGCCCGTCACGCGGGACATCCACTCTTCAATGTCTGGCTTACAATCGGTAAGCAGCGCCGAAAACTTTTGCGCCAACTGAATATCACCGTCAAGCTCAAGCTTATCTTGCTTGATAAGTTTGGTGATATTGGCTTGCTCTTTGAGCTCAGGCAGAACCGACAAATTGAGCGACAGGTAACAGTCGGGTTCACCCTCGTAGTTAGCCAATACATCAAGCTGATTGCTAAACACAAAGGTGAGCGATTTATTGAATTCACGCAGATGAATTTGAATCACCTGACCTTTTAGGCGGGCCACGCGGTTAATCAGCGCTTCATCGTCTTTAATCAGGGTATTGAGTGTGGTTTCCACCACGGCCGTCACTAATGGATCAAAAGGCATGGCTCAGTCCTTAGAATTTGTATCCACGGTGTAGGGCAACAATACCACCGGTCAGGTTGTAATATTTGGTTTGCTCAAAGCCAGCGTCTTGCATCATGCCTTCCAGCGTATCTTGGTCTGGGTGC
This window of the Vibrio maritimus genome carries:
- a CDS encoding ubiquinone biosynthesis accessory factor UbiJ; protein product: MPFDPLVTAVVETTLNTLIKDDEALINRVARLKGQVIQIHLREFNKSLTFVFSNQLDVLANYEGEPDCYLSLNLSVLPELKEQANITKLIKQDKLELDGDIQLAQKFSALLTDCKPDIEEWMSRVTGDVVAHTAVQGAKNLFGFFASQAAKHQDHFGQVLTEEWKIAPPPLAVAAFCDDVDDVRSQTERLNARLDALLASVDGQPDSERV
- the tatB gene encoding Sec-independent protein translocase protein TatB, whose translation is MFDIGFWELVLISVVGLVVLGPERLPTAIRSVSRFISSAKAMANNVKDELSHELKVQELQENLRKAEKMGMEDLSPELKSSVEELKQAAQDVTRPYATDKSKATDSEPSPQVTESSETIKPAESESPEKDLNKG
- the tatA gene encoding Sec-independent protein translocase subunit TatA, translated to MGGISIWQLLIIAVIVILLFGTKKLRGIGGDLGGAVKGFKKAMSEDEPTAKSDKKDADFEPKNIEQQKTDASTETKKDKEQA
- the ubiB gene encoding ubiquinone biosynthesis regulatory protein kinase UbiB, which produces MTPSEIKRLYHIVKVQLEYGLDELMPTHQLTKAPLLARRSLFWMKNQHPDKPLGERLRLALQELGPVWIKFGQMMSTRRDLFPPHIADQLALLQDQVSPFDGELAKTQMEKALGGPIENWFDDFDIEPLASASIAQVHTAKLKETGQEVVLKVIRPDIRPVIDADLKLMYRMARIVSKALPDARRLKPVEVVREYEKTLLDELDLRREAANAIQLRRNFEGSEELYVPEVLPDFSSETLMVSERIYGIQVSDIPTLEANGTNMKLLAERGVSVFFTQVFRDSFFHADMHPGNVFVSYEHPENPLWIGLDCGIVGTLNSEDKRYLAENFLAFFNRDYRKVAELHVDSGWVPMDTNVDEFEFAIRMVCEPIFAKPLCEISFGHVLLNLFNTARRFNMEVQPQLVLLQKTLLYVEGLGRQLYPQLDLWETAKPFLENWMANQVGPQAVINGIKERAPFWAEKLPELPELLYDSLKQGKAMNQRMDSLYQGYRETKRQHGTGKFLFGVGATLIVCSAILLDSPYHQLSVTSGVGGITFWLLSWRTYRR